The following is a genomic window from Solanum stenotomum isolate F172 chromosome 4, ASM1918654v1, whole genome shotgun sequence.
ATATATCTCTCAACATCCTGATACATCATATCTTGGTTTCTGATACATCACTCAAAGTTTTGACATATCGCATAAAATGATGTATCTGATTGATACATTGCGTAAAGTAACGTGTCAATATATCGAGTACATCCTGATACATCaagtaaagtgatgtatccgattGATACATCGAGTAAAATGATGTATCCGATTGATATATCACGTAAagtagattttttaaaaaagatattcaaatggtagaaaattttagagaatataataataataaaataagtggtatatttagttaatttttcCATATAGCCAAACAAATCACATTATCCTATGCAATTTTATATTGAGATTAATTATTAcattacaatataatataaattaatagagcatgtttagaataaaataatcagTTTTAATGGAGGGATGATTTCAAAGTCGATGAAAATGTCTCATTTGGGCGTAGaaaaattgtggaaaattatGAACGATGCCAAGGAACCCTCTTCTTCAAACAGTAATTTCTCTAATGAATTTCAGAGTTCACAACAAATGGATTGGgtaaatatcaaaaaaaaaaatcaatctttctttccttttattcttCAATAGTTATCTGCCCTTGCTATTTTGTTGTCATATTATTCTTGCAATTCTGTTTTGAAAACTTTGCCTTTGAGTCAAGAATCTATTGAAAATAACCTCTATCGGTAGAGATAATTTATGCGTACATCTTATCCTCTCAGACCCATtcgtgggattacactaggtatattattgttgtaaagtttgaatctttacTAGTTGGGTACTGTTTTAATCAGCTTAGAATTCAAGATTCTCTAATGGGGCAACTGATTATTGAAGATGTAAAGTTTTTTGCTTCAGTAGTTATTTTTGCACAtgtaaagtttgaatctttacAAGTTGGAGCTTAGAATTCAAGATTCTCTAATGGGGCAACTGGTTACTGAAAATGTATAGTTTTTTTGCTTCATTAGTAATTTTTATACATGTAAAGTTTGATTTACAAGTTGAGTGCTGTTTTAATCAGCTTAGGATTCAAGATTCTctaatggttttttttttgcttcagTAGTAATTTATGTACAtgtaaagattgaatctttacaAGTTGGGTACTTTTTTACTCAGCTCAGGGTTCAAGATTCTCTAAAGGGGAAATTGATTGCTGAAGATGACTTCAAATGGAGATTACCCAcaagagaaaaagaaggaagTTGTGAAATACTGAAGTATGTTGGTGGGGTTGACTTAAGTTTTTCAAAAGATGATTCATCTATTGCCTGTGGCACTCTTGTTGTGTTGGACTTGACCACTCACAAAGTTGTTTATGAAGATTCTTCTATTGTTAGGCTTCACATTCCATATCTTCCTGGCTTCCTTGCTTTCAGAGAGGTCTTATTCATATTCTCTATATTTTCCGTTGCTCGCAATGTGTTTTGACTTATCGCTTTTGTTGTTTGTCTAAAAAGGAGTGATCATGTCTATATGTTTTGAATGATGTAAACTGATTGCTGTAATATTGAACTGGTTCTTTAGGCTCCTGTGCTTCTAGAGCTTTTGGATAAAATGAAGAACAATGCTCATTGTTTCTACCCGCAGGTAAATATTGATAACTTTCCTCCTTTGTTGCCCCCCTCTCCCTACTTATTTCTCATTCTACAAATGGTGAAACTTTGATCAAGAGTGTATATATTGGCTCGAATCAGCCACATGTTATGATAAGTTTGGTATATACCATGTAGTAAAAGAACTTTTAGAGCTGCAATCCTTTCCTGGAAAGACATTGTCTAGTATTGGGCAGGTTAGACCAAATCTACACCTTCCGCATACCATCGGTATTCTGCTTCACACCCAACCCGCTCCTGATTATAGGTAGGAAGTTTGACCTCATCCGCTAACTCAAATAGATGAAGCACATTCTTATACTCTATCTACTATAATGTACTCAAGAGGGAAAAAGGTACAATTTGGgtgaaaaataagtaaaagaatTATGTTGGAGTTGTACAAACGGAGGCCTCATTTGGTGGTGTAACAGGGCCAAAACATCTAAGAGTTAGTGGTTATATTTAGTTTAAGGGGCATTTGTATGGAACTTTGACTATAGATGCAGCTAAGAAAGGGTTTATGCTACAAAATTTGCTCTCACCGGTAATTCTAATTCCTCCCCCTTCCCTTTTCTCTTATACCCAACTTGTAGTAGGAGTCAACGGACATTATTGAGCTGGACTACGTAAAATCTAATACCTGACATCTATTTAACCTTCGTGTTGACAGCTACTAATGGTTGATGGCAATGGATTGCTTCATCCTCGAGGCAAGTTTTGTTTCTATCTGAAGctgataaaaagaaaatttccaAATCTAGCAGATTGTTTATGACTCTACATTAGTAGATACCATGCTTTCTCCATCTTTTGTGTAAGGTACTCAGCGATATTGAGGAGATCGTCCAACATCATGATCATATTCTTCATCTAGTGTTTACAACCTAATTTGTGTGTGTGTCAAAGTAATTACTAGTAACTTCTATTCCCAAAACCTATTCTAAGAAAAATGTATAATAGTGTAAATAGCTTAGGTAATTCCACAGACACGAAAACTGAGTTCTCCAATCTCTTGGTaccattttaactttttatatcCTCTTTAACGTATATCAGCTAGCTGGTTCTCAGATATTGATCTGTAAATGTTAATTCTCTTTGgatatttctctattttatatCTCTCTTCTTATTTATGTGCTGCTAGTGCTTTTTCCTAACAGGTGAGACCTGAACGTAATTTGTACTCAGCTGACGTAATTCTGCAGCTCCCTTAATCATTCTCTAAGACTTTCCACTACATGTCGTGATCAATGTGCTTAATCTATGACACTAAGTTGACACTGTCATATTTGTGTTATTAGAAGGAATTTCTTACTGCTAATCACGATCTTCTTTATCCCGATGAAAATTTGACTGGATTAAAGAACACAATCATATGTTTGAATCCGATGTTCTGCCATGGCTTTGTAAAGATATTTCAGCTTTAATCATCCCTTTGATATAACTTACGATTAAGCTCCTCTTAGATACTCTTTGGGAAAACTGCTCATGAAATCTATTAAGAGTACTAGAAAGTTGACTTCACTGATTAGTTTTATCTGTATCACTGACTGCTCAACTTGAGAGAGTTGTTAAATTTGATATCATATGAACATGAGTCATCTTTATCAATTCAACTGTACTATTTCACActtattttttgctaaaaacTCGACAACCACAATTATGTTCTGCAGGTTTTGGTTTGGCTTGTCATATTGGTGTCTTAGCTGATCTTCCTACTGTTGGGGTGGGGAAGAATGTAAGCTTAAACTTCTTTATCCTCCTTAAGTTTCTTAAAAATCTAGGTAGACTCAATTGAAACGTGCTTTTGTTTGTTCGCTCTTAGTGAAGGAACATAAAGCGAACCTAATGTGGGTAGGAAAGATAGATCGTAGTCTGATCTTTCTCATTGAATCTCTAACAACatacatacccagtgtaatcccacaagtggggtctagggatggtagagtgtacacagaccttaccctacctcatggaggtaaagaggttgtttccaaaagATCGGACACTACTCTATGCAGAATACTGAACTGTCAAACATCTCCTAGTATTCTGCCTGTCCTGCTAACGCGGGATACTTTGTGCATCGGACTGGCCACTTTTTCTCTTATACTTATACATAGACTTAGCTTGATATTGAATTATTTCTATATAACTAGTTTTGCATCAATGGTGAAGTGGTTTATGAACATTCCgtctttttgtcttttctttttctagttacaCCATGTTGATGGTCTTACACAATCTACGGTAAGAGAACTCCTTCAAGCAGCAGACTCTCCCAAACATGTCTTACCGCTAATTGGGGACTCTGGATGTACCTGGGGAGCGGTAAGACACTCTTTCTTTATTATCCTTGAAATATGTTAACTACAACAACTATGCCTCAGTCTCAAACAAGTTGGGGTCGGCTATATTAATCCAAACTGTTTCATTTCCCATGAATCGTTTAACTACTAGTTCcagaaatgaaaaataagcTTAAACTTTGGGTTTTCTCGATCACATGTGAATTTTACTGTAGTAACTATTCTATTTcatcacaaatttcaaattaggCGTAAGTTGTTTAAACCCTTATGCAGGCAATGCGATCATCTGAGGGCTCTTTGAAGCCCATATTTATTTCAGTTGGTCACCGTATATCTCTCGCCACTGCCATTGAAATTGTGAGGATGACTTGCAGATTTCGTGTTCCAGAGCCCATCCGGCAGGTTAGTGAACTTTTTTGCATAGTTGCTGCTGGTGATGTCTGATTTAAATTTCTTAActctattggaaacaacctctccaCCTCACCTCCGAGATAGACATTAGGTCTACGTATACACTACCCTTCCCAGACCCCACTGCATGGGACTACTCTGGGTATGTCGTTGTTATTGTGATTCTCTTACATTTGATGTTGTAGGCTGATATAAGATCAAGGGAACGCCTGCGGAACAATCAATGATTATCTACATAATCGCTTCTCTGTATGTTTGCTGAGTTTCTGCTACGGTATATGAACTCGTTTACGGGTGACTATAAGTATCTTGTACGGGTACAGAtaggtgtatttttttttactatgttTGCTCgaactctttaaaaatgttgATGCATGCGTGTCGGATCCTCCAGAGTTAGTGCATTTTTGAATGATCTGACACGGGTACAACAACATTTTAGGAGAATCCGAACAACATAGTTGATTAGGAGAAGAATAACTTGATGTTCcaataatattttgatgaacCTAACATATTGGAGGTATACACATTTCCATATACAGGAATAACAATTTACTCCAATAATAGTTTAAAGCTCTATAAATTAGTCAATTATTGCtattcatgttcaaattcagtaacttttatttgtcatgttttgcttcatgaaaatcaatttaactaattttcgGAGTTATGATTTagattaatatgatgaaaaaaatgcatcaaaataatttatacaatttATTGAAATCGTCTATAAAATTGTCTGTGATTGGTTTTAGGCAATTTAATCattcaattattgttttttccaGCAAAAATTAAAGCAACCACAACATctcattttttcttaattggTATGTCATTTTGAACCATAACAATAATAATGTATTCAATGTCTTATTACAAATAGGATCCGGAAAGAAGATTGTATACGCGGTCTTATCTCTACCTTGAGAATAacgataaaaatattatttttgaaagactCACAGCTTTAgttaaacatataaaatataaagtatacaAAACAAATATAGTAACGAAGAACTcatactgaaaaagaaaaaaaagaagagaaatgtaccaacaaataatatgataactaAAGTTAAGGAGATAACGTGTAAATCGTAATacta
Proteins encoded in this region:
- the LOC125862477 gene encoding uncharacterized protein LOC125862477 isoform X1, giving the protein MISKSMKMSHLGVEKLWKIMNDAKEPSSSNSNFSNEFQSSQQMDWLRVQDSLKGKLIAEDDFKWRLPTREKEGSCEILKYVGGVDLSFSKDDSSIACGTLVVLDLTTHKVVYEDSSIVRLHIPYLPGFLAFREAPVLLELLDKMKNNAHCFYPQLLMVDGNGLLHPRGFGLACHIGVLADLPTVGVGKNLHHVDGLTQSTVRELLQAADSPKHVLPLIGDSGCTWGAAMRSSEGSLKPIFISVGHRISLATAIEIVRMTCRFRVPEPIRQADIRSRERLRNNQ
- the LOC125862477 gene encoding uncharacterized protein LOC125862477 isoform X2; the protein is MPRNPLLQTVISLMNFRVHNKWIGVQDSLKGKLIAEDDFKWRLPTREKEGSCEILKYVGGVDLSFSKDDSSIACGTLVVLDLTTHKVVYEDSSIVRLHIPYLPGFLAFREAPVLLELLDKMKNNAHCFYPQLLMVDGNGLLHPRGFGLACHIGVLADLPTVGVGKNLHHVDGLTQSTVRELLQAADSPKHVLPLIGDSGCTWGAAMRSSEGSLKPIFISVGHRISLATAIEIVRMTCRFRVPEPIRQADIRSRERLRNNQ